In the genome of Planctomyces sp. SH-PL62, the window TACTTCTCATAGAAGGCGTGCGCCTGCAGCAGATGCCTGCGGTTGAGCAGCCGGGAGTCCTCCCGCGAGAAGACCTTGGGGCCGATGTAGGAGCCGATCGCGTAGTTCACCGCGTCGCCCAGGATGGCCGCGACGATCAGCAGGATCGTCAGCGGGAGGAGCTGCACCGGCGCTTCCGGGTGGGCGGCCACGGCCCCCGCCGCGAACAGCAGCGAATCGCCCGGCAAGAACGGCGTGACGACCAGCCCGGTCTCGGCGAAGATGATCGCGAAGAGGATCACGTAGAGCCAGGGCCCGACGATCTGCGCCAGTTGGTTGAGCGACTCCGGGCTGAAATGGATCACGAAATCGACCAGCTGTCTGACAAGCTCCATCATCGACTCCAAAAGGGGGCGGGCGTTCCAAATGCGTTGCATTGCGACGCGATGCGCCTCGGCGACGATCCCTCGTCACGGCGCGGGCGGTCGGGGCTGGTTCGACTCGTCGCGCGAGCGGACCGGGAGTCGGACGTTGCGGATCCCCGCCGAGTCGCAGACCGACAACACGTCGGCGAGGTCCTGATAGGTCAGCGAGGCCCCGCCGCGGATCATCACGCCCTGGTTGGCGTACCGTGCGCGGGCCTGGCGGAGCAGGGTGGACAGGCCGTCCAGGTCGTGAACCGCCTCCCCGACGCCGACCTTGCCCGGCTCGATCACGGTGAGCACCAGATCGTCGGGCGCGGCGGTCAGGGGGGCGGCGTCGGCCACCTCGGGGACCTTCACCGCGAATTCGCTCTCGTCCCAATCATACAGGCGGGTGGCCGCCATGAAGAACACCAATAAACACAGGATGACGTCCACCATGGGCGTCATGTTGATGAAAGGCGCTTCGTCCTGGGCCTGAAGGCGGCTGGAGAGCATCGGGGGCCTCGGGACTCGGGAGGATTCGCGACGGGAAGGCGGATCGGCTCAGACGACCCGCGTCTCCGGGACCCGGGGGGCGTCGTTGGGGAGGCCGGGGAGGATGCGACGGTCGACGCCCGAGGGCCGGACCGAATCGCCGGCGACCAGGTCGACGACCTCGCGCGCGTGCTCGTCGATCTCCCGGGTCAGCACGTCCAGGCGGTTGAGCAGGTAGTAATATGCGGAGACGGCCAGGATGGCGATCGCCAGGCCGAAGGCCGTGGCGATCAAGGCCAGGCTGATCCCCTGCGCCAGCATCTCGCCCCGCGCCGGGCCGGCCCGGCCGCCGAGGGCGTCGAACGACTGGATGATGCCGACGACCGTCCCCAGCAGCCCGAGCAACGGGCCGAGCGTCGCCATCCCGCTGAGGACCCGGAGGTTCCGCTTCAGTTCGAGGATCTCGCCGGCCGAGTCGAAGGCGACCGTC includes:
- a CDS encoding DedA family protein; amino-acid sequence: MELVRQLVDFVIHFSPESLNQLAQIVGPWLYVILFAIIFAETGLVVTPFLPGDSLLFAAGAVAAHPEAPVQLLPLTILLIVAAILGDAVNYAIGSYIGPKVFSREDSRLLNRRHLLQAHAFYEKYGAITIILARFMPIVRTFAPFVAGIGRMSYGKFALYNVTGAILWVVMFLVGGWVFAGREIVQENFKVLMLAIIVISVLPAIFEIARAKFKKSADPETVEAGVAD
- a CDS encoding ExbD/TolR family protein, whose amino-acid sequence is MLSSRLQAQDEAPFINMTPMVDVILCLLVFFMAATRLYDWDESEFAVKVPEVADAAPLTAAPDDLVLTVIEPGKVGVGEAVHDLDGLSTLLRQARARYANQGVMIRGGASLTYQDLADVLSVCDSAGIRNVRLPVRSRDESNQPRPPAP